In one Candidatus Peribacter riflensis genomic region, the following are encoded:
- a CDS encoding glutamate 5-kinase: MHHHRNAIDTAAVKIGSDGLTTSENHLDKMAVSSVAQQLAIVRKQIARLGLISSGAATTGRDIYGVEKCDDEDLATLQMYASAGQPMLFAEYLKELQAHGCIANQILVTHSDMDSRLRRRNLSHTLQKIFSSQIPSIPIFNENDTVAVREFRFDNDQLAGDVAQLIGARRVLFLTSVPGILRDLQDENSLIHEIPYGSTEHRRFLNGSSSKNGRGGMKSKDRVATMLARHGIESVIAYAHEADVIPRVLIDDEPIGTRYLAAHE; the protein is encoded by the coding sequence ATGCATCATCACCGAAATGCCATCGATACTGCAGCCGTGAAAATCGGTTCAGATGGCCTCACCACCTCTGAGAATCATTTGGATAAGATGGCTGTCTCTTCCGTGGCTCAGCAGCTTGCCATTGTTCGGAAACAGATTGCCCGTCTCGGTCTTATTTCTTCAGGAGCGGCTACCACCGGCCGCGATATTTATGGCGTTGAAAAATGTGACGACGAAGATCTCGCCACTCTGCAAATGTATGCATCCGCCGGGCAGCCCATGCTCTTTGCGGAATACCTGAAAGAGCTGCAGGCACACGGCTGCATCGCGAACCAGATTCTCGTGACGCATTCGGATATGGATAGCCGCCTGAGGCGCAGAAATTTGAGCCATACCCTCCAGAAGATTTTCAGTTCGCAGATTCCAAGCATTCCCATTTTCAATGAGAACGATACGGTAGCTGTGCGTGAATTTCGTTTCGACAACGACCAGCTGGCCGGGGATGTCGCACAGCTGATCGGCGCACGACGGGTGCTCTTTCTTACCAGCGTTCCCGGCATTCTCAGAGATCTTCAGGATGAGAACAGTCTCATTCACGAGATTCCTTATGGCTCGACTGAACATCGGAGGTTCTTGAATGGTTCTTCCTCGAAAAACGGGCGAGGCGGCATGAAGAGCAAAGACCGCGTTGCCACGATGCTTGCCCGGCACGGCATCGAATCCGTCATCGCCTATGCGCATGAGGCCGACGTCATTCCTCGCGTGCTCATTGATGACGAGCCAATCGGGACCCGTTACCTGGCTGCCCATGAGTAG
- a CDS encoding 2-keto-3-deoxy-D-arabino-heptulosonate-7-phospha te synthase I alpha, which translates to MTYQRINPLPSAEEVLDRFPSSPGTHRVKDHRARVRNVLNGTDPRLLMIVGPCSAWSSEAVQEYADRLARFRERIHERIEVVMRCYLQKPRTSEGWPGPLIQPDPLAEQDIVKGIWSCREMMHRVGTQLPLADEMLYIGDDPYFADLLTYVALGARSSADQQHRDVASGLLSMDDDCPVGVKHPVEGSIEVGVDGVQRTQHPQHLPHGGWHVRTGGNRSAHLILRGSPAGPNYDPQSMARAAKLMKEPKRDIADPAIIVDASHGNCGNGSGKDPTLQKHVVQTVLRAREDGLDGYAMVRGCMVESFIISGRQDIAATMRRDGQSITDPCLSWEDTEVLLLQAADAADRIFGQPATR; encoded by the coding sequence ATGACGTATCAGAGAATCAATCCACTCCCCAGTGCCGAAGAAGTCCTCGACCGATTTCCATCTTCACCGGGCACGCACCGCGTGAAGGACCACCGTGCCCGTGTCCGGAATGTGCTCAATGGCACCGATCCGCGCCTGCTCATGATCGTCGGGCCCTGCTCTGCCTGGTCCTCTGAGGCGGTACAGGAATATGCCGACCGTCTGGCGCGATTCCGCGAACGGATTCATGAGCGTATCGAGGTGGTGATGCGCTGTTACCTCCAAAAGCCGCGTACCTCGGAGGGATGGCCGGGCCCCCTCATCCAGCCCGATCCGCTCGCAGAGCAGGATATCGTGAAGGGCATCTGGTCCTGTCGCGAGATGATGCACCGCGTGGGCACCCAATTGCCGTTGGCTGATGAAATGCTCTACATCGGCGATGATCCGTACTTCGCCGACCTCCTCACCTACGTTGCGCTGGGCGCACGCAGCTCTGCGGACCAGCAGCACCGCGACGTGGCATCGGGGTTGCTCTCTATGGATGACGATTGCCCGGTTGGTGTGAAGCATCCGGTAGAGGGATCTATCGAGGTCGGCGTGGACGGCGTGCAGCGCACACAGCACCCGCAGCACCTTCCCCATGGCGGGTGGCATGTTCGTACCGGGGGGAACCGTTCCGCACACCTGATTCTCCGTGGCAGCCCTGCGGGACCCAACTACGATCCTCAGAGCATGGCACGTGCCGCAAAGCTGATGAAGGAGCCCAAGCGCGATATTGCGGATCCCGCCATCATCGTGGATGCAAGCCACGGCAACTGCGGTAACGGGAGCGGCAAGGATCCCACGCTCCAGAAGCATGTGGTGCAGACGGTGCTGCGGGCACGCGAGGATGGGCTGGACGGCTACGCTATGGTGCGGGGCTGCATGGTGGAGAGTTTCATCATCAGCGGGAGACAGGATATTGCTGCGACGATGCGCCGTGATGGCCAATCCATCACCGATCCCTGTCTCTCGTGGGAGGATACGGAAGTGCTTCTTCTGCAGGCAGCAGATGCCGCCGACCGTATCTTCGGCCAGCCAGCCACGCGTTAG
- a CDS encoding 16S rRNA (adenine1518-N6/adenine1519-N6)-dimethyltransferase encodes MISLPDEIRQFCRNHGLRLNTDLGQHFLLDGSILDRIIETAQLRPVDTVVEIGPGVGVLTRELLKFAGSVIAIELDARMIPLLREFTGRDPKLNVVQGNALQIAMPESPYKVVANIPYHITSPLLRHLFLESKKPPTSLTLLIQREVAERICDTKDAGMLTILVGLFGTPKIVARVPPDAFLPPPKVDSAVLHIACFAEPLADGKTIERLFKLTKIGFGQKRKMLRNTLGTFQGVAERLAGLGIEQSRRPQTLSVQEWIALARAWPDDRDG; translated from the coding sequence ATGATTTCGCTCCCCGATGAGATTCGGCAATTCTGCAGGAATCATGGACTCAGGCTCAATACAGATCTGGGCCAGCACTTCCTGCTGGATGGCTCTATTTTGGATCGCATCATCGAAACGGCGCAATTGAGACCGGTCGATACGGTGGTGGAAATCGGCCCGGGCGTCGGCGTGCTGACCCGGGAGCTCCTCAAGTTTGCCGGATCCGTGATCGCCATCGAACTGGATGCACGAATGATTCCCCTCCTCAGGGAATTCACAGGAAGAGATCCCAAACTGAACGTGGTCCAGGGCAATGCTCTGCAGATCGCCATGCCGGAGTCGCCGTACAAGGTTGTCGCGAATATTCCCTACCACATCACATCCCCGCTCCTGCGGCACCTCTTCCTCGAATCTAAAAAACCACCGACCAGTCTCACCCTGCTCATTCAGCGGGAGGTGGCCGAACGCATCTGTGATACGAAAGACGCCGGCATGCTCACGATCCTCGTGGGGCTGTTCGGCACGCCGAAGATTGTCGCCCGCGTACCGCCCGATGCCTTTCTCCCACCGCCCAAAGTGGACTCGGCCGTCCTGCACATCGCGTGCTTTGCAGAGCCGCTGGCCGACGGCAAAACCATCGAACGGCTCTTCAAACTCACGAAAATCGGCTTCGGCCAGAAACGGAAGATGCTCCGGAACACCCTCGGGACGTTCCAGGGAGTGGCAGAACGCCTTGCAGGGCTTGGCATTGAGCAAAGCCGACGCCCGCAGACACTTTCGGTGCAGGAATGGATCGCGCTTGCGCGCGCGTGGCCGGATGATCGGGATGGATGA
- a CDS encoding competence protein ComEC, producing MTPSRFSLTFLGSFLLTTFLLQWWQRPFYPFGLWIILTLCLCLAVVGMTEDAARTACTFLCAVFLGIMCALFTVSRTMHVPSPGSVEWHARGQTVSLRGIVADEPDRRPLLTKYTLAAETLTESGSQRLIPVDGRVLVTDKVGWPAMEYGDEIIAQGRLTLPGTINGFHYDRYLSIAGITAVMTQADVERTGISGGNPLFRTLFAIKERFEARLNRLLFEPHASLAAGLLTGSRRGIPEHLSESFMRSGLTHIVAISGFNITIVITLILGMLFWLPLRWRLLPAALSICAFTVFVGASASVVRAAIMGVLGLFALTAGRRSDVRLAILWTAFVMLIINPRHLWYDASFQLSFAAVIGLSELSPLLKPFLIRVPNMLGMREALEATLAAQLSAMPLGILLFGNLSLISPIANILVAPAIPLAMLITTLAAVASFVSFPLGQLLAYGSWAVLQWIILVATGLAHLPFASLHFEQASIPVIVAYYIALACVTIWYQKNNRREAAGGFAGPRSCPPERTVRYGRGATPLKGKESS from the coding sequence ATGACGCCCTCCCGCTTCTCACTCACGTTTCTCGGCTCATTCCTCCTTACAACATTTCTGCTGCAGTGGTGGCAGCGCCCCTTCTACCCTTTCGGGCTCTGGATCATCCTCACGCTCTGCCTGTGTCTGGCTGTGGTCGGTATGACCGAAGACGCCGCACGCACGGCATGCACGTTCCTCTGTGCGGTGTTTCTCGGCATCATGTGCGCCCTGTTCACCGTGTCACGGACAATGCACGTTCCATCACCGGGCAGCGTGGAGTGGCATGCGCGGGGGCAGACGGTCAGCCTGCGGGGCATCGTCGCCGACGAGCCGGACCGTCGCCCGCTCCTCACGAAATACACTCTCGCTGCCGAAACGCTCACCGAGAGCGGCAGCCAACGTCTGATCCCGGTGGACGGCCGCGTGCTCGTAACGGACAAAGTCGGGTGGCCAGCCATGGAGTACGGCGACGAGATCATCGCGCAGGGCAGGCTCACGCTGCCGGGCACGATTAATGGTTTTCATTACGACCGCTACCTCAGCATTGCAGGCATCACCGCAGTGATGACGCAGGCCGACGTGGAGCGAACAGGCATAAGTGGAGGGAATCCTCTCTTCAGGACACTCTTTGCCATCAAAGAACGCTTTGAGGCCCGCCTGAACCGCCTGCTCTTCGAGCCGCACGCCTCGCTCGCCGCAGGATTGCTGACGGGCTCACGGCGCGGCATTCCAGAGCATCTGTCTGAGAGCTTCATGAGGAGCGGGCTCACGCACATCGTGGCGATTTCGGGATTCAACATTACCATCGTCATCACGCTCATCCTCGGCATGCTTTTCTGGCTGCCCCTTCGGTGGCGCCTGCTGCCGGCTGCACTCTCCATCTGCGCCTTCACGGTCTTCGTGGGGGCGAGTGCATCGGTCGTGCGCGCCGCGATTATGGGAGTCCTCGGTCTCTTCGCACTCACCGCCGGAAGGCGGTCGGATGTGCGGCTCGCCATTCTATGGACAGCCTTCGTCATGCTCATCATCAATCCGCGACACCTGTGGTACGACGCCAGTTTTCAGCTCTCGTTTGCCGCAGTCATCGGCCTGAGCGAACTCTCACCCCTGCTCAAGCCCTTCCTGATCCGTGTACCGAACATGCTGGGCATGCGCGAGGCGCTGGAAGCCACGCTCGCCGCGCAGCTCTCGGCCATGCCGCTCGGCATCCTGCTCTTTGGCAACCTCTCCCTCATCTCTCCGATCGCCAACATCCTCGTGGCCCCTGCCATTCCGCTCGCCATGCTCATCACGACACTCGCCGCCGTTGCGAGCTTCGTCTCTTTCCCCCTCGGGCAGCTGCTGGCTTACGGCAGCTGGGCTGTTTTGCAGTGGATCATCCTCGTGGCAACCGGTCTCGCACATCTTCCCTTCGCATCCCTGCACTTCGAACAGGCGAGTATTCCGGTCATCGTGGCGTACTACATCGCGCTGGCTTGTGTGACGATCTGGTATCAAAAAAATAATCGTCGCGAAGCTGCGGGTGGCTTCGCCGGGCCCCGCAGCTGCCCGCCCGAACGTACCGTTCGGTACGGGCGGGGAGCGACACCACTCAAGGGAAAAGAGAGCTCATGA
- a CDS encoding phosphoribosylglycinamide synthetase, ATP-grasp (a) domain protein — translation MSDASKKFLFVSYDGTITDLAWTVSREGHHVRLCLEAPGYQDVGKGFVDVVTDWHKHVDWADIVVFDHIGKGEEAQALRKKGKLCIGGTPYTDKLENDRTFGQEELKRNKVRIIPYQEFRSFNEGIKYVQENPGRYVIKPSGDAQNLKQLLFVGNEDDGSDVVRVLGAYRETWSDTISVFQLQRRVTGVEVAAGAFFNGKKFMEPVCVNFEHKKLFPGELGVSTGEMGTSMFWTARSPIFESVLRPFEQHLAEEGYVGYIDVNCIVNSNGIYPLEFTCRFGFPFICLQEEGITEPMGELLLRMAAGEGNGIKVKRGYQVCALIVVPPFPFNDPKTFESFSEDAVVVFKKKMTEGIHIGDLKQENEEWLITGQEGVALIVSGSGTTMRDAQKQMYTRIQNILISNMYYRTDIGDRWVDDSDKLRSWEYL, via the coding sequence ATGAGTGATGCGTCGAAAAAATTTCTCTTCGTCTCGTACGACGGCACAATCACCGATCTCGCCTGGACGGTGTCGCGTGAAGGTCATCATGTTCGTCTCTGCCTGGAGGCTCCGGGCTACCAGGATGTCGGCAAGGGATTTGTAGATGTCGTGACGGACTGGCACAAGCACGTAGACTGGGCGGATATCGTCGTCTTCGACCACATCGGGAAAGGGGAGGAAGCGCAGGCCCTGCGCAAGAAAGGCAAGCTCTGCATCGGCGGCACGCCCTATACGGACAAACTGGAAAATGACCGCACGTTCGGTCAGGAGGAGCTGAAGCGCAACAAAGTGCGCATCATTCCGTATCAGGAGTTCCGCTCCTTCAATGAGGGCATCAAGTACGTGCAGGAGAATCCGGGCCGCTACGTGATCAAGCCTTCGGGCGATGCGCAGAATTTGAAGCAACTGCTCTTCGTCGGCAACGAAGACGACGGCAGCGATGTTGTCCGCGTGCTCGGCGCCTACCGCGAAACGTGGAGCGATACCATTTCGGTCTTCCAGCTGCAGCGGCGGGTGACGGGAGTGGAAGTCGCCGCCGGGGCGTTCTTCAACGGCAAAAAATTCATGGAACCGGTGTGTGTGAACTTCGAGCACAAGAAGCTCTTTCCCGGCGAGCTGGGCGTCTCGACCGGTGAGATGGGTACCAGCATGTTCTGGACGGCCCGAAGCCCCATCTTTGAATCCGTGCTGCGTCCCTTCGAGCAGCATCTGGCGGAGGAGGGGTACGTGGGGTACATCGACGTGAACTGCATTGTGAACAGTAACGGCATCTATCCGCTCGAGTTCACCTGCCGCTTCGGGTTCCCCTTCATCTGTCTGCAGGAAGAGGGCATCACCGAGCCGATGGGGGAACTTCTGCTGCGTATGGCGGCCGGCGAAGGGAACGGCATCAAGGTGAAGCGCGGCTACCAGGTGTGTGCGCTCATCGTGGTCCCGCCCTTCCCGTTCAATGATCCCAAGACGTTCGAATCGTTCTCCGAAGACGCCGTCGTGGTCTTTAAGAAGAAGATGACGGAAGGCATTCACATCGGCGACTTGAAGCAGGAGAACGAGGAGTGGCTGATTACCGGGCAGGAGGGAGTGGCACTCATCGTCTCGGGATCAGGCACGACCATGCGCGACGCGCAGAAGCAGATGTACACGCGCATTCAGAACATCTTGATCTCGAATATGTACTACCGCACAGATATCGGTGACCGGTGGGTGGATGACTCGGATAAGCTCCGGTCGTGGGAGTATCTGTGA
- a CDS encoding ribosomal RNAlarge subunit methyltransferase I codes for MKYPILTLKPDSEVHLRNRHHAIFRSAIDRLPQAEDGDIVEVRNSRGDFLCFAHWNAKAYICGRAIAFEKGDPLTHIRSLMEQAVRLRTALFEKEETTCFRLINAEGDALPGLIVDQYGDVLVIQLTTLGFDRSRDWVMDQLKTLVQPKAIFEKSTGPARKKEGLEEREGWVHGKVDGTIEVKERGLTYLITLEGSQKTGLFLDQREMRSLVRQTAHGRTVLDCCSYVGGFSVNALAGGALTSDAVDYDSAALARAREHATLNGIPADRLQIFSEDVFNFLRRKSLPHPYDFIILDPPAFAKRSADLEPAKKAYTDLNRMALQALPPGGILLTCSCSYQVNPELFQTLVFHAARQAKRNVKILSRHRQAMDHPVNLYHPEGDYLKSLLLWVE; via the coding sequence ATGAAGTACCCCATCCTCACGCTCAAACCCGACTCCGAAGTCCACCTGAGAAATCGCCACCACGCGATCTTCCGGAGTGCCATAGACCGCCTGCCACAGGCGGAGGATGGCGACATCGTGGAGGTGAGGAACAGCAGGGGGGATTTTCTCTGCTTCGCCCACTGGAATGCCAAGGCCTACATCTGCGGCCGCGCCATCGCGTTCGAGAAAGGCGATCCCCTCACACACATCCGCTCGCTCATGGAACAGGCAGTGCGATTGCGCACAGCTCTCTTCGAAAAAGAAGAAACGACCTGCTTCCGTCTCATCAATGCCGAAGGGGACGCACTGCCAGGGCTCATCGTCGATCAGTACGGCGACGTACTGGTGATCCAGCTCACGACACTGGGATTCGACCGCTCACGTGACTGGGTTATGGATCAGCTGAAGACGCTCGTGCAGCCGAAGGCGATCTTCGAAAAGTCCACGGGACCCGCGCGCAAGAAAGAGGGATTGGAGGAGCGGGAAGGCTGGGTGCACGGCAAGGTGGATGGCACCATCGAGGTGAAGGAGCGTGGACTCACCTACCTGATCACCCTCGAGGGCAGCCAGAAGACCGGCCTCTTCTTGGACCAACGTGAAATGCGCTCCCTCGTGCGGCAGACGGCCCATGGACGCACGGTCTTAGACTGCTGCAGTTACGTGGGAGGCTTCTCGGTCAATGCGCTCGCCGGCGGCGCGCTCACTTCAGATGCAGTGGATTACGACAGCGCGGCCCTCGCACGCGCCCGCGAGCATGCCACGCTCAATGGCATTCCGGCAGATCGCCTGCAGATCTTCAGTGAAGATGTGTTCAATTTCCTGCGGCGAAAGTCTTTGCCGCATCCGTATGACTTCATCATTTTGGATCCTCCCGCCTTCGCCAAGCGGAGTGCTGATTTGGAACCGGCGAAGAAGGCCTACACCGATTTGAACCGCATGGCGCTGCAGGCGCTCCCCCCGGGCGGTATCCTCCTCACCTGCTCCTGCAGCTACCAGGTGAACCCGGAGCTCTTTCAGACGCTCGTCTTCCACGCCGCACGTCAGGCCAAGCGCAACGTGAAAATCCTGAGCCGGCATCGCCAGGCCATGGATCACCCCGTGAACCTCTACCATCCTGAAGGCGACTACCTCAAGTCTCTTCTCCTGTGGGTGGAGTGA
- a CDS encoding putative endonuclease: protein MPHYFYLARCSDGSLYAGSCIDLKEREQLHNEGKGAKYTRSRRPIRFVYHERFSTLSGARRREAQVKTWTKAEKEKLVHGRSHSTHRRRDLR from the coding sequence ATGCCCCACTACTTCTATCTGGCCCGTTGCTCCGACGGATCGCTCTATGCGGGTTCCTGCATCGACCTGAAGGAACGTGAACAGCTGCACAATGAAGGTAAAGGGGCCAAGTACACGCGCTCACGCCGCCCCATCCGGTTTGTGTACCATGAGCGGTTTTCAACACTGAGCGGAGCCCGCCGGCGTGAGGCGCAGGTGAAGACGTGGACGAAGGCGGAGAAGGAAAAGCTGGTCCACGGCCGTTCTCACTCCACCCACAGGAGAAGAGACTTGAGGTAG
- a CDS encoding HxlR family transcriptional regulator has protein sequence MKPPRNPRSSCPISCVIEKLSKKWNLLILESFRKGKKLRFSEIIEELPTINSRILSQRLTELEREGLIVRTVAQAKPITISYVITEKGMALQDIFEHYAVWVRTWGIASVCQNCYVLNRPQKRS, from the coding sequence ATGAAACCGCCCAGGAACCCCCGGTCGTCCTGCCCGATCTCCTGCGTCATCGAAAAGCTCTCAAAGAAGTGGAATTTGCTGATCCTGGAGTCTTTCCGGAAAGGAAAGAAACTCCGCTTCTCGGAGATCATTGAAGAGCTCCCCACGATCAATTCCCGCATTCTCTCGCAACGACTCACTGAACTGGAGCGGGAAGGATTGATCGTCCGTACAGTGGCACAGGCAAAGCCGATCACGATCTCTTACGTCATCACTGAGAAAGGCATGGCTCTGCAGGATATTTTCGAACACTACGCCGTCTGGGTGAGAACGTGGGGCATCGCGTCTGTTTGCCAGAACTGCTATGTCCTGAACAGGCCACAAAAACGCTCCTGA
- a CDS encoding dihydroorotate dehydrogenase electron transfer subunit, protein MSCGCCGNHRLPVTYRIASVKKETEHVQTFTFAVSLGAQPGQFIMVWVPGVDEVPMSVANDDGKKIQITFFAVGDTTKKLAALKKGDLVGLRGPFGTQYTWKPKQHLALVAGGYGAAPMFFAATKAVQDGCTLDVIIGARSKEHLLYLDAFGSLPGTTLHVATDDGSQGHKGYNVDLLRELLKGKTLRLRSGSTARAFDQVFACGPERMLLAVSDMTAKAGVPCLLSLERYMKCGFGLCGNCAVDALGIRLCVDGPVVSNDLARQVTEFGKYHRDGLGKKHPL, encoded by the coding sequence ATGAGCTGCGGCTGTTGCGGGAATCACCGGCTGCCTGTGACCTACCGCATTGCGAGCGTGAAGAAAGAGACGGAACACGTGCAGACCTTCACCTTCGCCGTGTCACTTGGGGCGCAGCCCGGCCAATTCATCATGGTGTGGGTGCCGGGGGTGGATGAAGTGCCCATGAGCGTGGCCAACGATGACGGTAAAAAAATCCAGATCACGTTCTTCGCCGTCGGCGATACCACCAAGAAGCTGGCTGCGCTTAAGAAAGGGGATCTGGTGGGGCTGCGCGGTCCTTTCGGCACGCAGTACACCTGGAAGCCCAAGCAGCACCTTGCCCTCGTGGCGGGCGGCTACGGCGCGGCGCCCATGTTCTTCGCCGCCACGAAGGCCGTGCAAGACGGTTGCACTCTGGATGTCATCATCGGCGCCAGATCCAAAGAGCATCTGCTCTATCTGGATGCGTTTGGCTCTCTGCCGGGGACCACGCTCCACGTGGCGACGGACGATGGGTCGCAGGGGCACAAGGGATACAACGTTGATCTTCTAAGAGAATTACTCAAGGGAAAGACCCTTCGACTTCGCTCAGGGTCAACCGCTCGTGCGTTTGACCAGGTATTCGCCTGCGGGCCGGAGCGCATGCTCCTCGCTGTATCCGATATGACTGCAAAAGCCGGTGTGCCCTGCCTGCTGTCGCTGGAGCGGTACATGAAGTGCGGGTTCGGTCTCTGTGGCAACTGCGCGGTGGATGCACTGGGCATCCGCCTGTGCGTCGATGGTCCGGTGGTGAGTAACGATCTGGCCCGGCAGGTCACGGAGTTCGGAAAGTACCACAGAGATGGCTTGGGCAAGAAGCATCCGCTCTAA
- a CDS encoding dihydroorotate dehydrogenase (fumarate): MNLSQTVCGVTFQNPTVLASGIWGITAASWRRVAENGAGGITTKSLWLTEHKGHPNPTIISTEHWTLNAVGVPDAGIEKAREEIGDYHKKKPVPLIANIIANTVENYGKTAAEIIKLTPDLLEVNISCPNVEDEFGKPFACSVGDASAVTTAVKAVSGKTPVFIKLSPNVDDIGSIAAACAKAGADGFTVINTVGPGMAIDLRSRLPILANKVGGLSGPAIKPIAVRCIADVYRATGGTKPIIGTGGIMTGEDAIEFLLAGASLIGIGTAIAYRGAEVFRLVCEEMTAWCEAEGIKDIAELTGGMHRALSSSCA; this comes from the coding sequence ATGAATCTTTCCCAGACAGTCTGCGGGGTCACCTTCCAAAACCCCACTGTTCTCGCGTCGGGCATCTGGGGCATCACTGCAGCGAGCTGGCGTCGGGTCGCGGAAAACGGGGCGGGGGGGATCACGACCAAGTCCCTCTGGCTTACGGAACACAAGGGGCATCCCAACCCCACGATCATTTCGACGGAACACTGGACATTGAATGCCGTGGGCGTGCCCGATGCGGGGATCGAGAAGGCGCGCGAGGAGATCGGCGACTATCACAAGAAAAAGCCCGTTCCCCTCATCGCAAACATCATCGCGAATACCGTGGAAAACTACGGAAAGACCGCTGCAGAAATTATAAAACTCACCCCCGATCTTCTTGAGGTGAATATCAGTTGCCCCAACGTGGAAGATGAGTTCGGCAAGCCCTTTGCCTGTTCTGTGGGCGATGCCTCTGCGGTCACGACGGCCGTGAAGGCGGTGAGTGGCAAGACGCCGGTCTTCATCAAGCTCTCGCCCAATGTCGACGACATCGGTTCCATCGCTGCGGCGTGCGCCAAGGCGGGCGCCGACGGTTTCACAGTCATCAACACCGTAGGGCCGGGCATGGCGATCGATTTACGCAGCCGCCTCCCGATCCTCGCCAACAAAGTCGGCGGCTTGTCGGGTCCCGCCATCAAGCCCATCGCGGTGCGCTGCATCGCCGATGTGTACCGGGCGACGGGTGGCACAAAGCCGATCATCGGAACGGGCGGCATCATGACCGGAGAAGACGCCATCGAGTTCCTGCTCGCAGGAGCTTCACTCATCGGCATCGGTACGGCCATTGCCTACCGGGGGGCGGAGGTGTTCCGATTGGTGTGCGAAGAGATGACTGCCTGGTGCGAGGCGGAAGGAATCAAAGACATCGCCGAGCTCACCGGCGGCATGCACCGGGCTCTTTCCTCCTCCTGCGCATGA